Sequence from the Paramisgurnus dabryanus chromosome 3, PD_genome_1.1, whole genome shotgun sequence genome:
TATATCGATGATATAAATTTTAGCtctatcgcccagccctactgtGTTATTTTAGTATATTGTCTTCCATGTTGTTTTattctgattttatttttatttattattattgttgtttctCTATACTCTGTTCAGCACTTTGGTTAGCTTTGGTGTGTTAacatgtgctatataaataaaatgtacttacttacttacttaatATTGCTTTGATAATAcacaattacattttaaatactttacATACACCATTTTATAGTGTCAGAACAGTAGTTCGATGACCAGCAGGTGGAGCATGTTTATCATTGACAGTGTATAAATATGAGCAAATGACAACAACTTTCAGAGTGAACCTTCATCATCCACTAGAAAGTATCTCAGTCGAAATTTCATTAAACTGCTGGTCATGTTCCTACACCGGTTAAGTGTTTCTCTTGCATTGGTCTGTAAGTATCTTTTAAAAtagttatgatttttttaatagttttccCAGAAACAATTCAGATAAAAGTACCATAGAAAATTTAAGGACTGTGCAATATGTATAGTAATCATATTTAGTTATGTTTAGTAAGGGTCTTTAGCAATGTGTACATTTGTTTTTTGATATATGTCTGTGTATTATGCATCTGTGTGGCTGAAAAAAGTGTTAAGAAGAGTATGTAAAAGTATAAAAATTTTAACAGAAACATAGTGATACTCTGTTTTACGGTTTGCTTGAATCACTGAGCTGTCATAAATTTAGTGTCATTTTTGCAGGGTGGGTGTCTGCTGATGAAGATGTACTCCTATGCAAATCTGAAGATTATGCGAGACCTTAttctgtactttttgaaaagtttGGTTTATTTGAGAATAACAGTATGTTAAAGTACTTAAGAGCTTTAAATAACTATATCAATGCCACCAAGGTTTATGTGAACCTGCTTGTGACCTCCATCACAGATGTGGTATGTGACCAGCTTCATTTACTTTAATCATTACAACATAAATTGAAATGTCACAAAGTTGTGTTTTATCactaaacatttgcttttaTTCACAGAATGAAAAAGCTCAGAGCATTTCAACACAAGTAACACTTTTAACTGTAAGTGTTTTTAAATCTCCTGTGTTACTCAAACTGCAAAGATGTAAAACAGATGTTTGCTTTGTCAtgatttatatattatatagtaTTTAATTGTCAATCATCTTAAAATACTTTTGCAGTCTTGGGACACAGACATTTGGTGGAGCTTCTCAGATTTTTGTGGCATTAAATCCTTTGCAGTTCCAAAAGATTTGTTTTGGATTCCAGACATTGTTTTTGCAGAAAGGTAAGAACTTTTAAAATTGTATTGTCATCAATTAAGCTCAGCAATGCATCACATAATGCCATTGGATGTGTCTGTAAAAAAGAAGGGTCACAGATCAGTTGTTAttgcatgtccaaaatgcccctacaGGTATTTGGgtgagagagaaaaaaacactgactgtgtccgaaaccgcataTTTCCATTcaatatagtaggcaaaaagcagtaggcgagcgAATAGTATGTCCGAATCCTCAACATAGAAGTGTAGGTGAGAATTACCAGGATTTTGGACTACTACTCGCAAGATTCGGAGGTACGTATACTTAAGTAGCATCTGAACCGCCTACTtacctactatatagtaggaGAAAACAGTATGTGAAAGGAGTAATATGTCAGAATCCTCAGTATTCATAACACGGAAGGCGAGAAATCCCCAAATACCCTTCTGTGTCCGCCCAGATTCTGTAGCACTGATCAACTgatctttttttaaagttacattttctcactttaagtgaaaattttaaggtaataaaaagcATCGATTTTAGGCGTTACCaatgatttttaaaagtttatccATCATTTACATTGTATATTATGctaattttatatttaagtagGCTGTCTTAATACATTGCCTGCTCATTAAAAACCTTGGTTCCGGTAAAGTCCTTGAATAAGTTTTGCTAATATACGTTATCAAACCCTTGCTTTAGTTCAGTCCTTGTCGGTTTTCATCTATGTTACCTGTGTACCATCGTCTACATCATTATCAGTGTTACCTGTGCTCCACCAACGTGACACTGATCTCCAgtcattaatatttttgttttgtttatttagcaTCAAGACGGAGTTTGGAGCAAACGAGTCTCCGTATTTGCAGTTACATTCTAATGGTGTTATTGTCAAGTTGGATATGTTATCTCTGACCACAGTCTGTAAGATGGACCTGTACATGTTTCCATTCGACACACAAATCTGCAGTCTAACCCTTCAATCTTTAGTCTATGAaggtcaaaacaaaaacaaacataaatgtaTAACAGTTATAGTTGTTCACATAAATTGTTTAACTTGTATAACATTATATGTTATATTGCCTCTTTATATTTTTCCACAGATCATCAGCTAATAATTTCTCAGATCTCTTCTTCAGAATACCTTACCTTGAAATCTCAGGAGACCTTTGAGACTGAGGGAGAGTGGGAATTGCTCTATATAAATAACTCTGAAACTGATTTGAATTCTTGGTGGCTAAGCAGAAGTCACATGACATTTCAGGTACATAGCAAAGGACACAAATTCATTGTGATGTTAATGTTTAAACTACTTAATTTATGAGTTAAAGCTTAATTTTGAGTGAAGTGATGATTGAAGTCTGTTGTTGGATTTATAGAAAAGTTACTCTATTTTTTTGTGGAATGGCGGCACAGATTTCAAGCAATAGTTAAAAAGCATGTGGGCACTCACTTCTAATGAGTgtaaaaaataatctatgtcagtatttacagtaaaaaaaaaagggaaCATCTTGTCAGAAATGTTTATCAAAGTATGCGGGCATATCCTCTCAAGTTCGTCTGTTGGCTACACCGCTGCGATTTTTTGACTCAAACCCTCCTACCATTGGTTCCTAAACTGTGTGGATACGGGAATCATTCAGACAATGATGGGCTGTTGCAGTCCTTTACACCAGTGGTtttcaactccagtcctcggcccccccctcccagaaaattttagatgtctccttatatgaaacacctgaatcCACTCACatagctaacagaaaaaagttctaagaacgttccctgaaagaatgttacattttaccatttttaaacgttatgacaatgtcatgttttaatgttcacacaatgtttaaaacaacaactgtttattatattgacttgtttgatggttatgtaaatgatagagaaacattgcattttattattttataaaacattatttctgaatgttcagtaaataaattgctgtagaaaacacaattcacttattacacagcaaaatccccagtgttaaattaacactgctcggtgtttatataatccacaccaagattggtgttaaaaaaacactaaatcagtgttaaagttaataagataatgaagtgattgagtcattaatggtgaacacctgctggtcattccgtgttaaatcaactcaattttggaattgttcctgtcttaaaatttttattttgttgactctttatctggagaaagtaatactaaaatgaggaagaaagccaaaatattaaatgcaatagataaaaTGCCTAGAGTTTAATGaacactatcatcatctctgttagaaaactaaaattacaacttgcttgcagagttacatggatgataggtttaacttctaaagaactgctgtaaatctgtttactaaagtaagtcaccattgttccgattagtgtttcctttagttgggtacttgggtcttgaagtttagtgttagttttcttctactcattgtggcagtgtgtttataaaacacatctgttaaagcagaggaagatgagagaaATGAAGTCTATAACTGTTACTATGTTAATTAGTATGAAAGTATAAGTTTTGGGATTCAATGATATCATAAAGAAGTAATCACTGAATAtaagtgtttaatttatgttcCGCCAACCCTGTGAAGCTCCCATGAAATCCAACAGCACTGTGAAAGTCCACATACcctgaagagttaaatattgtttacctaaatctaatctgtggtgtatgtcagacacactgagagatcaacaatcagcctataaaacacaatcatggtgacaatcaacaacaaagcttcatgccgcaatgcatgctgggtaccaaaCTCAATCATacatcccatcatgcattgcaacatgacaaaaattttgcacct
This genomic interval carries:
- the LOC135744989 gene encoding 5-hydroxytryptamine receptor 3A-like isoform X2, which translates into the protein MFLHRLSVSLALVWWVSADEDVLLCKSEDYARPYSVLFEKFGLFENNSMLKYLRALNNYINATKVYVNLLVTSITDVNEKAQSISTQVTLLTSWDTDIWWSFSDFCGIKSFAVPKDLFWIPDIVFAESIKTEFGANESPYLQLHSNGVIVKLDMLSLTTVCKMDLYMFPFDTQICSLTLQSLVYEDHQLIISQISSSEYLTLKSQETFETEGEWELLYINNSETDLNSWWLSRSHMTFQIFIRRRPLLYIINLIFPVFCFLVLDLASYFINASEAEKLGFKVTLLLSISVLLLILNDKLPSTASKIPLIGMYCGGIFTLIGLSILETIFVNYLITKGETIKPETAATTRDGIYCGGIFTLIGLSILKTNFVNYLIAKGEKIKSEAAETAHDELLVELKSQHLRRTHKRKFHYGPEQQEL
- the LOC135744989 gene encoding 5-hydroxytryptamine receptor 3A-like isoform X1; protein product: MFLHRLSVSLALVWWVSADEDVLLCKSEDYARPYSVLFEKFGLFENNSMLKYLRALNNYINATKVYVNLLVTSITDVNEKAQSISTQVTLLTSWDTDIWWSFSDFCGIKSFAVPKDLFWIPDIVFAESIKTEFGANESPYLQLHSNGVIVKLDMLSLTTVCKMDLYMFPFDTQICSLTLQSLVYEDHQLIISQISSSEYLTLKSQETFETEGEWELLYINNSETDLNSWWLSRSHMTFQIFIRRRPLLYIINLIFPVFCFLVLDLASYFINASEAEKLGFKVTLLLSISVLLLILNDKLPSTASKIPLIGMYCGGIFTLIGLSILETIFVNYLITKGETIKPETAATTRDGIYCGGIFTLIGLSILKTNFVNYLIAKGEKIKSEAAETAHDDGVRVLRNSPNRVTSGTEEPTSTEDTQKKVSLWTRAARIIDVTFLVLYIITVIVFLSVLGKAWFVFK